The following are encoded in a window of Aromatoleum petrolei genomic DNA:
- a CDS encoding RsmB/NOP family class I SAM-dependent RNA methyltransferase has product MARHEEAASRGLLIHAAQVLGAVLTFEHPADAVLSRHFRENREIGHRDRGFIAEAVYGIVRRLRWLRRLVGEDARPRALLLAWLARGEGWPMRNFEGLASATERDWITEIKAKELDEGTFAERADMPDWLAERLLATHDAAALLELAQSLNRPAPLDLRVNVLKTDREAVLEAFKVNGIAAAPCPYSPQGIRLAGKPALQKHPLFLDGSFEVQDEGSQLLGFLVQPKRGELVVDFCAGAGGKTLQLGALMRSTGRLYAFDVSEKRLAKLKPRFARAGLSNVHPVLIAHERDAKVKRLVGKADRVLVDAPCSGLGTVRRNPDLKWRQSPESVAEMVAKQGAILDSAARLVKPGGRLVYATCSLLAEENDGIVDAFLAAHPEFRPVSAADVLAKQGIALDTGERLRLTPRVHDTDGFFAAVLERVDAEA; this is encoded by the coding sequence ATGGCCAGACATGAAGAGGCCGCCTCGCGCGGCCTGTTGATCCACGCCGCCCAGGTCCTGGGGGCGGTGCTTACCTTCGAACACCCGGCCGACGCCGTCCTGTCGAGACACTTCCGCGAGAACCGCGAGATCGGCCATCGCGACCGTGGCTTCATCGCCGAGGCCGTTTATGGCATCGTGCGCCGCCTGCGCTGGCTGCGCCGCCTCGTCGGCGAGGACGCCCGTCCGCGTGCGCTGCTGCTGGCATGGCTCGCGCGCGGCGAAGGGTGGCCGATGCGCAACTTCGAAGGCCTCGCTTCCGCTACCGAGCGGGACTGGATCACCGAAATCAAGGCGAAGGAGCTCGATGAGGGCACATTCGCCGAACGGGCCGACATGCCCGACTGGCTCGCCGAGCGCCTGCTCGCGACGCACGACGCGGCGGCGCTGCTCGAACTCGCGCAGAGCCTCAACCGCCCGGCGCCACTCGACCTGCGCGTGAACGTGCTGAAGACCGACCGCGAGGCCGTGCTCGAAGCCTTCAAGGTGAATGGCATTGCCGCCGCGCCCTGTCCGTATTCGCCGCAGGGCATTCGCCTCGCCGGCAAGCCCGCACTGCAGAAGCATCCTCTGTTCCTCGACGGCTCCTTTGAGGTGCAGGACGAAGGCAGCCAGCTGCTCGGCTTCCTCGTCCAGCCCAAGCGCGGCGAACTGGTCGTCGACTTCTGCGCCGGCGCTGGCGGTAAGACGTTGCAGCTCGGTGCGCTGATGCGCTCGACCGGCCGCCTGTATGCCTTCGACGTGTCGGAAAAGCGTCTCGCCAAGCTCAAGCCGCGCTTCGCCCGCGCCGGGCTGTCGAACGTGCATCCGGTGCTGATCGCCCACGAGCGCGACGCCAAGGTGAAGCGCCTCGTCGGCAAGGCCGACCGCGTGCTGGTCGATGCGCCGTGCAGCGGGCTGGGAACCGTTCGCCGCAACCCCGACCTCAAATGGCGCCAGTCGCCCGAGTCGGTCGCCGAGATGGTCGCCAAGCAGGGCGCCATCCTCGACTCGGCCGCACGTCTCGTGAAACCCGGCGGCCGTCTCGTGTATGCCACCTGCAGCCTGCTCGCCGAGGAGAATGACGGCATTGTCGATGCCTTCCTCGCCGCGCACCCCGAGTTCCGCCCGGTGAGTGCCGCCGACGTGCTCGCCAAGCAAGGCATCGCGCTCGACACCGGGGAGCGCCTGCGCCTGACGCCGCGCGTGCATGACACCGACGGCTTCTTCGCCGCGGTGCTGGAGCGTGTGGATGCGGAGGCTTGA
- a CDS encoding mechanosensitive ion channel family protein produces MTEEIRFAAMLMDTWSDLQSPSLLWQLGALAGCLALAWLIERAMLERVARRGDAATAAQRFGRSGLRRVLFPLLALIFVFAARAVLAKYQTVHLLNLAVPLLTSFAAIRFVVFTVRQGIGRSSWLGNFERIFASLAWAVVALHILGWLPEVIDALESVSFKIGSQRLSLWTLIQGLGLVMFTLLIALWAAGALERRLSVAAGLDDSMRLVLMRVAKALLIVVAVLVALPMVGIDLTTLSVFGGALGVGLGFGLQKIAANYVSGFIILLDRSLRIGNLISVGTERGIVTQINTRYTVLRAGSGIESLVPNETLIGSVVQNETYSDTRIVVPINIQVSYATDLERAMQILVEAATTHERVIAEPAPKAFVVAFGESGIDLRLTVWIADPQEGTLGVISHINLQVWKRFRAEGIEIPYPQREVRVVHSEAGLAQAVVDAAAAD; encoded by the coding sequence GTGACAGAAGAGATTCGTTTCGCAGCGATGCTCATGGATACCTGGAGCGACCTGCAGAGTCCCTCACTCCTGTGGCAACTCGGCGCCTTGGCCGGCTGCCTGGCGCTCGCGTGGCTGATCGAACGCGCCATGCTCGAGCGCGTCGCGCGCCGCGGCGATGCCGCAACGGCGGCGCAGCGCTTCGGCCGCAGCGGCCTGCGCCGCGTGCTGTTCCCCCTTTTGGCGCTGATTTTCGTGTTCGCCGCGCGCGCCGTGCTCGCCAAGTACCAGACCGTGCATCTGCTCAATCTCGCGGTGCCGCTGCTGACCTCGTTTGCGGCAATCCGCTTCGTGGTGTTCACGGTGCGCCAGGGTATCGGTCGCTCGAGTTGGCTGGGCAACTTCGAGCGCATCTTCGCCTCGCTCGCCTGGGCTGTGGTCGCGCTGCACATCCTCGGTTGGCTGCCCGAGGTAATCGACGCGCTCGAGAGCGTCTCGTTCAAGATCGGCAGCCAGCGCCTTTCCTTGTGGACCCTGATCCAGGGCCTCGGTTTGGTGATGTTCACGCTGCTCATCGCGCTGTGGGCGGCCGGCGCGCTCGAGCGCCGCCTGAGTGTCGCCGCGGGGCTGGACGACAGCATGCGCCTCGTGCTCATGCGGGTCGCCAAGGCGCTCCTGATCGTCGTCGCCGTGCTGGTCGCCTTGCCCATGGTCGGCATCGACCTCACCACCTTGTCAGTGTTCGGCGGTGCGCTGGGCGTGGGCCTGGGTTTCGGTCTGCAGAAAATCGCAGCGAATTACGTGTCAGGTTTCATCATCCTGCTCGACCGCTCGCTGCGCATCGGCAACCTCATCTCGGTCGGTACCGAGCGCGGCATCGTCACGCAGATCAACACCCGCTACACGGTACTGCGCGCGGGCAGCGGCATCGAATCGCTGGTGCCGAACGAAACCCTGATCGGCTCCGTCGTGCAGAACGAAACCTACAGCGACACGCGCATTGTCGTGCCGATCAACATCCAGGTGAGCTACGCCACGGATCTGGAACGCGCGATGCAGATCCTCGTCGAGGCGGCGACGACGCATGAGCGCGTGATCGCGGAGCCGGCGCCGAAGGCTTTTGTCGTTGCCTTCGGCGAGAGCGGTATCGACCTGCGCCTCACGGTGTGGATCGCTGACCCGCAGGAAGGCACGCTCGGCGTGATCTCGCACATCAATCTGCAGGTATGGAAACGCTTTCGTGCCGAGGGTATCGAAATCCCCTATCCGCAGCGGGAAGTGCGCGTGGTGCACAGCGAGGCCGGGTTGGCGCAGGCGGTGGTCGACGCCGCAGCCGCAGACTGA
- a CDS encoding phospholipase D family protein translates to MRRLDSVVRLLAAGAFALAAAAPQLVAASQRLPARGSVEVAFSPADRPEELLIEVINYARKTLHVQAYAFTSRPIARALIAAHQRGVRVEVLADAKMNKRGKGNVLPELLAAGIPVSLETRFAAAHNKVMIADAEGPACALVTGSFNFTKSAVKRNAENLLVLRDNCTLTQIYLDNWRRHRADATRISRLPWKP, encoded by the coding sequence ATGCGGAGGCTTGATTCAGTGGTGCGCCTGCTGGCGGCAGGTGCCTTCGCGCTCGCCGCGGCGGCACCGCAACTCGTCGCCGCGAGCCAGCGCCTCCCGGCGCGCGGCTCGGTCGAAGTGGCGTTCTCGCCGGCCGATCGTCCCGAGGAGCTGCTCATCGAGGTCATCAACTACGCGCGCAAGACCCTGCACGTGCAGGCCTACGCCTTCACTAGCAGGCCGATCGCGCGCGCACTGATCGCCGCGCATCAGCGTGGCGTGCGCGTCGAAGTGCTCGCCGACGCGAAGATGAACAAGCGCGGCAAGGGCAATGTGCTGCCCGAACTGCTTGCCGCCGGCATCCCGGTGTCGCTCGAGACGCGTTTTGCCGCTGCGCACAACAAGGTCATGATCGCCGACGCCGAAGGACCCGCCTGCGCGCTGGTCACCGGTTCGTTCAATTTCACCAAGTCCGCCGTCAAACGCAACGCCGAGAACCTCCTAGTGTTGCGCGACAACTGCACGCTGACGCAGATCTACCTCGACAACTGGCGCCGCCACCGCGCCGACGCCACCCGCATAAGCCGTCTCCCCTGGAAACCCTGA
- a CDS encoding radical SAM protein, with protein sequence MASSDRQLTIRNHDRDLAGLTYVYPVLSRRAGGVSVGINLNPNNACNWHCAYCQVPGLVRGSAPRIDLAQLEAELAGFLDALVNGDYLQRHVPDGLRQVRDIAFSGNGEPTSAAEFADAVAIAVRLHAHFGFGSEVPLRLITNGSLMGQAAVREGVRRLGEAGGEIWFKLDAGTRAGMRRINGVGPDPEAVARRLQASAERCTTWVQTCMFRWDGEAPSEADITAYLAVLEKAGVERLAGVLLYGIARPSMQPEAPRLSPLTADELEAIAERIRKTGLTVRVSP encoded by the coding sequence ATGGCTTCCAGCGACCGCCAACTCACGATCCGCAATCACGACCGCGACCTCGCGGGCCTCACCTACGTCTATCCGGTGCTGTCGCGCCGTGCGGGCGGGGTGTCGGTCGGCATCAACCTGAATCCGAACAACGCCTGCAACTGGCATTGCGCCTACTGCCAGGTGCCCGGTCTCGTGCGCGGCAGCGCGCCGCGCATCGACCTCGCACAGCTCGAGGCCGAGCTGGCCGGTTTCCTCGACGCGCTCGTCAATGGCGACTACCTCCAGCGGCACGTGCCGGACGGCCTGCGCCAGGTCCGCGACATCGCCTTCTCGGGCAACGGCGAACCGACCAGCGCCGCCGAGTTCGCCGATGCGGTCGCGATCGCGGTGCGGCTGCACGCGCATTTCGGATTCGGCAGTGAGGTGCCGCTACGCCTCATCACCAACGGCAGCCTGATGGGACAGGCGGCGGTGCGCGAAGGCGTGCGGCGCCTGGGCGAAGCGGGTGGGGAGATATGGTTCAAGCTCGATGCGGGCACGCGCGCCGGCATGCGGCGCATCAACGGCGTCGGTCCTGATCCCGAAGCGGTCGCGCGCCGCCTGCAGGCGAGCGCCGAACGCTGCACGACCTGGGTGCAGACCTGCATGTTCCGCTGGGATGGAGAAGCGCCCTCGGAGGCGGATATCACCGCGTATCTGGCGGTGCTGGAAAAGGCCGGCGTCGAACGATTGGCCGGAGTGCTGCTCTACGGCATCGCCCGCCCCTCGATGCAGCCCGAGGCGCCGCGTCTGTCGCCGCTCACCGCGGACGAACTCGAGGCGATCGCCGAGCGCATAAGAAAAACGGGGCTGACGGTTCGCGTCAGCCCCTGA
- the queD gene encoding 6-carboxytetrahydropterin synthase QueD, whose protein sequence is MRITRRLEFDAGHRIPDHASQCRHLHGHRYAIEITLSGGIIEAAGQPVNGMVMDFGEVKTIAKTHVVDVWDHAFLVFRGDTQVMQFLGAMPGHKTVVLDCVPTAENLAREAFRILDPRYHDSYGNHLRLERVRLYETPNCWADAVRGDAGL, encoded by the coding sequence ATGCGCATCACCCGCCGCCTGGAATTCGACGCAGGACACCGGATTCCGGACCACGCCAGCCAATGCCGCCACCTGCACGGCCACCGTTACGCGATCGAGATCACCCTGTCGGGCGGGATCATCGAGGCCGCCGGCCAGCCGGTCAATGGCATGGTGATGGACTTCGGCGAGGTGAAGACGATTGCCAAGACGCATGTGGTGGATGTCTGGGACCATGCCTTCCTGGTGTTTCGCGGCGACACGCAGGTGATGCAGTTTCTGGGCGCGATGCCGGGACACAAGACGGTGGTGCTCGACTGCGTGCCGACCGCCGAGAACCTGGCGCGCGAGGCGTTCCGCATCCTCGATCCGCGCTACCACGACAGCTACGGCAACCACCTGCGCCTCGAGCGCGTGCGCCTGTACGAGACCCCGAACTGCTGGGCCGACGCCGTGCGCGGCGACGCCGGCCTCTGA